In Scleropages formosus chromosome 10, fSclFor1.1, whole genome shotgun sequence, a single genomic region encodes these proteins:
- the LOC108922486 gene encoding uncharacterized protein LOC108922486 isoform X1, giving the protein MVAKMTAFACADALEDGNGDVSPLDAKDILNENENGSDSTEESSEEDESDEGSTEANNPGDESDAAAGDPDQDTAVDPKAEEHSEEVALTQPCCERCKAILQNENYDSVTPRKLSRDRLQLMLEDEGTYKCSVTGLVFEVSQKVQIQYSTLSWSKFGMFLKDSWKFAGPIFNIECDPSILKSVQFPHTLCLADQESKVTFSVLHVKNSRPLIEPTVDHSGSHVKWTVTSLSPVGPIVQTPQLAEHHGVVLVYKEVCQRSSCSFRVYLATNNHSDIKDISKEVRNSKKKYVKIEKPPTCQRLLEENKKYRLTSEPEGEIAPVDLQFTMAVVKIKGYFEAFFEQPPPFKLSLIEADSGQTVWTATLREGDCEDNIIEKPRRRTESRKRSSSTSEEELSNKRTKWEDMPDGVRNAKNTDVTDQQLMMVAKEMGKEWKQVAICYLSLSMQDIEEVQDEDLTMRKFKMLDLWRRRAKGDANVARLQSLLNQKDVPNGVRDVLEDMLANNSL; this is encoded by the exons ATGGTGGCGAAGATGACGGCGTTCGCGTGCGCCGATGCCCTCGAAGATGG TAATGGAGACGTTTCACCACTGGATGCAAAAG ACattctgaatgaaaatgaaaatggctCTG ACAGCACAGAGGAAAGCTCTGAGGAGGACGAATCTG ATGAGGGCTCCACCGAGGCTAACAACCCTGGAG ATGAATCTGATGCTGCAGCTGGTGATCCAG ATCAGGATACAGCTGTGGACCCTAAAGCTGAAGAGCACAGTGAAGAAG TGGCCTTGACCCAGCCCTGTTGTGAGAGGTGCAAAGCCATTTTG CAGAATGAAAACTATGATTCTGTAACTCCGAGAAAACTTTCCCGTGACCGTCTGCA GTTAATGCTGGAGGATGAGGGGACATACAAGTGTTCTGTCACAGGCCTGGTTTTTGAGGTCTCTCAGAAGGTCCAAATCCAGTACTCCACTTTGTCATGGAGCAAGTTTGGAATGTTCCTGAAAGATTCCTGGAAATTTGCTGGTCCAATTTTTAACATCGAATGTGACCCGTCCATCCTGAAGTCAGTCCAGTTTCCTCACACTCTGTGCCTTGCTG ATCAGGAAAGCAAGGTGACCTTCAGTGTCCTCCATGTGAAGAACAGCCGTCCCCTCATCGAGCCAACTGTAGACCACTCTGGGAGCCATGTTAAATGGACGGTGACATCCCTGTCCCCTGTGGGGCCAATTGTACAGACGCCCCAGCTGGCAGAGCACCATGGGGTGGTCCTGGTTTACAAGGAGGTGTGCCAACGCTCATCCTGCTCCTTCCGTGTGTACCTGGCCACCAACAACCACTCGGACATAAAG GACATCTCGAAGGAGGTGCGAAACTCAAAGAAGAAGTATGTGAAAATTGAGAAGCCTCCAACGTGTCAgaggctgctggaggagaaTAAGAAGTACCGGCTTACGAGCGAGCCAGAGGGCGAGATAGCCCCTGTG GATTTGCAATTCACGATGGCAGTGGTGAAAATCAAGGGCTACTTTGAGGCCTTTTTTGAGCAGCCACCACCCTTCAAGCTTTCCCTCATTGAGGCTGACTCAGGACAAACAGTGTGGACTGCCACGCTCCGAGAAG GTGATTGTGAGGACAATATTATTGAAAAACCCAGAAGAAGAACAGAGA GTCgaaaaagaagcagcagcaccTCAGAGGAGGAGCTTTCCAATAAGAGGACCAAATGGGAAGATATGCCAG ATGGGGTACGAAATGCAAAGAACACAGATGTcacagaccagcagctgatgatGGTCGCCAAGGAAATGGGCAAGGAGTGGAAACAGGTGGCTATCTGTTACCTGAGCCTGAGCATGCAGGACATTGAGGAGGTTCAGGATGAGGACCTCACTATGCGCAAGTTCAAGATGCTAGACCTGTGGCGCCGGCGGGCCAAGGGTGATGCCAATGTGGCACGCCTCCAGAGTCTTCTCAACCAGAAGGACGTGCCCAATGGGGTTCGCGATGTGTTGGAAG aCATGTTGGCCAATAATTCTTTGTGA
- the LOC108922486 gene encoding uncharacterized protein LOC108922486 isoform X2, with protein MVAKMTAFACADALEDGNGDVSPLDAKDILNENENGSDSTEESSEEDESDEGSTEANNPGDESDAAAGDPDQDTAVDPKAEEHSEEVALTQPCCERCKAILNENYDSVTPRKLSRDRLQLMLEDEGTYKCSVTGLVFEVSQKVQIQYSTLSWSKFGMFLKDSWKFAGPIFNIECDPSILKSVQFPHTLCLADQESKVTFSVLHVKNSRPLIEPTVDHSGSHVKWTVTSLSPVGPIVQTPQLAEHHGVVLVYKEVCQRSSCSFRVYLATNNHSDIKDISKEVRNSKKKYVKIEKPPTCQRLLEENKKYRLTSEPEGEIAPVDLQFTMAVVKIKGYFEAFFEQPPPFKLSLIEADSGQTVWTATLREGDCEDNIIEKPRRRTESRKRSSSTSEEELSNKRTKWEDMPDGVRNAKNTDVTDQQLMMVAKEMGKEWKQVAICYLSLSMQDIEEVQDEDLTMRKFKMLDLWRRRAKGDANVARLQSLLNQKDVPNGVRDVLEDMLANNSL; from the exons ATGGTGGCGAAGATGACGGCGTTCGCGTGCGCCGATGCCCTCGAAGATGG TAATGGAGACGTTTCACCACTGGATGCAAAAG ACattctgaatgaaaatgaaaatggctCTG ACAGCACAGAGGAAAGCTCTGAGGAGGACGAATCTG ATGAGGGCTCCACCGAGGCTAACAACCCTGGAG ATGAATCTGATGCTGCAGCTGGTGATCCAG ATCAGGATACAGCTGTGGACCCTAAAGCTGAAGAGCACAGTGAAGAAG TGGCCTTGACCCAGCCCTGTTGTGAGAGGTGCAAAGCCATTTTG AATGAAAACTATGATTCTGTAACTCCGAGAAAACTTTCCCGTGACCGTCTGCA GTTAATGCTGGAGGATGAGGGGACATACAAGTGTTCTGTCACAGGCCTGGTTTTTGAGGTCTCTCAGAAGGTCCAAATCCAGTACTCCACTTTGTCATGGAGCAAGTTTGGAATGTTCCTGAAAGATTCCTGGAAATTTGCTGGTCCAATTTTTAACATCGAATGTGACCCGTCCATCCTGAAGTCAGTCCAGTTTCCTCACACTCTGTGCCTTGCTG ATCAGGAAAGCAAGGTGACCTTCAGTGTCCTCCATGTGAAGAACAGCCGTCCCCTCATCGAGCCAACTGTAGACCACTCTGGGAGCCATGTTAAATGGACGGTGACATCCCTGTCCCCTGTGGGGCCAATTGTACAGACGCCCCAGCTGGCAGAGCACCATGGGGTGGTCCTGGTTTACAAGGAGGTGTGCCAACGCTCATCCTGCTCCTTCCGTGTGTACCTGGCCACCAACAACCACTCGGACATAAAG GACATCTCGAAGGAGGTGCGAAACTCAAAGAAGAAGTATGTGAAAATTGAGAAGCCTCCAACGTGTCAgaggctgctggaggagaaTAAGAAGTACCGGCTTACGAGCGAGCCAGAGGGCGAGATAGCCCCTGTG GATTTGCAATTCACGATGGCAGTGGTGAAAATCAAGGGCTACTTTGAGGCCTTTTTTGAGCAGCCACCACCCTTCAAGCTTTCCCTCATTGAGGCTGACTCAGGACAAACAGTGTGGACTGCCACGCTCCGAGAAG GTGATTGTGAGGACAATATTATTGAAAAACCCAGAAGAAGAACAGAGA GTCgaaaaagaagcagcagcaccTCAGAGGAGGAGCTTTCCAATAAGAGGACCAAATGGGAAGATATGCCAG ATGGGGTACGAAATGCAAAGAACACAGATGTcacagaccagcagctgatgatGGTCGCCAAGGAAATGGGCAAGGAGTGGAAACAGGTGGCTATCTGTTACCTGAGCCTGAGCATGCAGGACATTGAGGAGGTTCAGGATGAGGACCTCACTATGCGCAAGTTCAAGATGCTAGACCTGTGGCGCCGGCGGGCCAAGGGTGATGCCAATGTGGCACGCCTCCAGAGTCTTCTCAACCAGAAGGACGTGCCCAATGGGGTTCGCGATGTGTTGGAAG aCATGTTGGCCAATAATTCTTTGTGA
- the LOC108922486 gene encoding NACHT, LRR and PYD domains-containing protein 1b allele 3 isoform X3, with protein MPSKMDILNENENGSDSTEESSEEDESDEGSTEANNPGDESDAAAGDPDQDTAVDPKAEEHSEEVALTQPCCERCKAILQNENYDSVTPRKLSRDRLQLMLEDEGTYKCSVTGLVFEVSQKVQIQYSTLSWSKFGMFLKDSWKFAGPIFNIECDPSILKSVQFPHTLCLADQESKVTFSVLHVKNSRPLIEPTVDHSGSHVKWTVTSLSPVGPIVQTPQLAEHHGVVLVYKEVCQRSSCSFRVYLATNNHSDIKDISKEVRNSKKKYVKIEKPPTCQRLLEENKKYRLTSEPEGEIAPVDLQFTMAVVKIKGYFEAFFEQPPPFKLSLIEADSGQTVWTATLREGDCEDNIIEKPRRRTESRKRSSSTSEEELSNKRTKWEDMPDGVRNAKNTDVTDQQLMMVAKEMGKEWKQVAICYLSLSMQDIEEVQDEDLTMRKFKMLDLWRRRAKGDANVARLQSLLNQKDVPNGVRDVLEDMLANNSL; from the exons ATGCCCTCGAAGATGG ACattctgaatgaaaatgaaaatggctCTG ACAGCACAGAGGAAAGCTCTGAGGAGGACGAATCTG ATGAGGGCTCCACCGAGGCTAACAACCCTGGAG ATGAATCTGATGCTGCAGCTGGTGATCCAG ATCAGGATACAGCTGTGGACCCTAAAGCTGAAGAGCACAGTGAAGAAG TGGCCTTGACCCAGCCCTGTTGTGAGAGGTGCAAAGCCATTTTG CAGAATGAAAACTATGATTCTGTAACTCCGAGAAAACTTTCCCGTGACCGTCTGCA GTTAATGCTGGAGGATGAGGGGACATACAAGTGTTCTGTCACAGGCCTGGTTTTTGAGGTCTCTCAGAAGGTCCAAATCCAGTACTCCACTTTGTCATGGAGCAAGTTTGGAATGTTCCTGAAAGATTCCTGGAAATTTGCTGGTCCAATTTTTAACATCGAATGTGACCCGTCCATCCTGAAGTCAGTCCAGTTTCCTCACACTCTGTGCCTTGCTG ATCAGGAAAGCAAGGTGACCTTCAGTGTCCTCCATGTGAAGAACAGCCGTCCCCTCATCGAGCCAACTGTAGACCACTCTGGGAGCCATGTTAAATGGACGGTGACATCCCTGTCCCCTGTGGGGCCAATTGTACAGACGCCCCAGCTGGCAGAGCACCATGGGGTGGTCCTGGTTTACAAGGAGGTGTGCCAACGCTCATCCTGCTCCTTCCGTGTGTACCTGGCCACCAACAACCACTCGGACATAAAG GACATCTCGAAGGAGGTGCGAAACTCAAAGAAGAAGTATGTGAAAATTGAGAAGCCTCCAACGTGTCAgaggctgctggaggagaaTAAGAAGTACCGGCTTACGAGCGAGCCAGAGGGCGAGATAGCCCCTGTG GATTTGCAATTCACGATGGCAGTGGTGAAAATCAAGGGCTACTTTGAGGCCTTTTTTGAGCAGCCACCACCCTTCAAGCTTTCCCTCATTGAGGCTGACTCAGGACAAACAGTGTGGACTGCCACGCTCCGAGAAG GTGATTGTGAGGACAATATTATTGAAAAACCCAGAAGAAGAACAGAGA GTCgaaaaagaagcagcagcaccTCAGAGGAGGAGCTTTCCAATAAGAGGACCAAATGGGAAGATATGCCAG ATGGGGTACGAAATGCAAAGAACACAGATGTcacagaccagcagctgatgatGGTCGCCAAGGAAATGGGCAAGGAGTGGAAACAGGTGGCTATCTGTTACCTGAGCCTGAGCATGCAGGACATTGAGGAGGTTCAGGATGAGGACCTCACTATGCGCAAGTTCAAGATGCTAGACCTGTGGCGCCGGCGGGCCAAGGGTGATGCCAATGTGGCACGCCTCCAGAGTCTTCTCAACCAGAAGGACGTGCCCAATGGGGTTCGCGATGTGTTGGAAG aCATGTTGGCCAATAATTCTTTGTGA
- the LOC108922486 gene encoding NACHT, LRR and PYD domains-containing protein 1b allele 3 isoform X4, with amino-acid sequence MPSKMDSTEESSEEDESDEGSTEANNPGDESDAAAGDPDQDTAVDPKAEEHSEEVALTQPCCERCKAILQNENYDSVTPRKLSRDRLQLMLEDEGTYKCSVTGLVFEVSQKVQIQYSTLSWSKFGMFLKDSWKFAGPIFNIECDPSILKSVQFPHTLCLADQESKVTFSVLHVKNSRPLIEPTVDHSGSHVKWTVTSLSPVGPIVQTPQLAEHHGVVLVYKEVCQRSSCSFRVYLATNNHSDIKDISKEVRNSKKKYVKIEKPPTCQRLLEENKKYRLTSEPEGEIAPVDLQFTMAVVKIKGYFEAFFEQPPPFKLSLIEADSGQTVWTATLREGDCEDNIIEKPRRRTESRKRSSSTSEEELSNKRTKWEDMPDGVRNAKNTDVTDQQLMMVAKEMGKEWKQVAICYLSLSMQDIEEVQDEDLTMRKFKMLDLWRRRAKGDANVARLQSLLNQKDVPNGVRDVLEDMLANNSL; translated from the exons ATGCCCTCGAAGATGG ACAGCACAGAGGAAAGCTCTGAGGAGGACGAATCTG ATGAGGGCTCCACCGAGGCTAACAACCCTGGAG ATGAATCTGATGCTGCAGCTGGTGATCCAG ATCAGGATACAGCTGTGGACCCTAAAGCTGAAGAGCACAGTGAAGAAG TGGCCTTGACCCAGCCCTGTTGTGAGAGGTGCAAAGCCATTTTG CAGAATGAAAACTATGATTCTGTAACTCCGAGAAAACTTTCCCGTGACCGTCTGCA GTTAATGCTGGAGGATGAGGGGACATACAAGTGTTCTGTCACAGGCCTGGTTTTTGAGGTCTCTCAGAAGGTCCAAATCCAGTACTCCACTTTGTCATGGAGCAAGTTTGGAATGTTCCTGAAAGATTCCTGGAAATTTGCTGGTCCAATTTTTAACATCGAATGTGACCCGTCCATCCTGAAGTCAGTCCAGTTTCCTCACACTCTGTGCCTTGCTG ATCAGGAAAGCAAGGTGACCTTCAGTGTCCTCCATGTGAAGAACAGCCGTCCCCTCATCGAGCCAACTGTAGACCACTCTGGGAGCCATGTTAAATGGACGGTGACATCCCTGTCCCCTGTGGGGCCAATTGTACAGACGCCCCAGCTGGCAGAGCACCATGGGGTGGTCCTGGTTTACAAGGAGGTGTGCCAACGCTCATCCTGCTCCTTCCGTGTGTACCTGGCCACCAACAACCACTCGGACATAAAG GACATCTCGAAGGAGGTGCGAAACTCAAAGAAGAAGTATGTGAAAATTGAGAAGCCTCCAACGTGTCAgaggctgctggaggagaaTAAGAAGTACCGGCTTACGAGCGAGCCAGAGGGCGAGATAGCCCCTGTG GATTTGCAATTCACGATGGCAGTGGTGAAAATCAAGGGCTACTTTGAGGCCTTTTTTGAGCAGCCACCACCCTTCAAGCTTTCCCTCATTGAGGCTGACTCAGGACAAACAGTGTGGACTGCCACGCTCCGAGAAG GTGATTGTGAGGACAATATTATTGAAAAACCCAGAAGAAGAACAGAGA GTCgaaaaagaagcagcagcaccTCAGAGGAGGAGCTTTCCAATAAGAGGACCAAATGGGAAGATATGCCAG ATGGGGTACGAAATGCAAAGAACACAGATGTcacagaccagcagctgatgatGGTCGCCAAGGAAATGGGCAAGGAGTGGAAACAGGTGGCTATCTGTTACCTGAGCCTGAGCATGCAGGACATTGAGGAGGTTCAGGATGAGGACCTCACTATGCGCAAGTTCAAGATGCTAGACCTGTGGCGCCGGCGGGCCAAGGGTGATGCCAATGTGGCACGCCTCCAGAGTCTTCTCAACCAGAAGGACGTGCCCAATGGGGTTCGCGATGTGTTGGAAG aCATGTTGGCCAATAATTCTTTGTGA